One segment of Triticum aestivum cultivar Chinese Spring chromosome 2A, IWGSC CS RefSeq v2.1, whole genome shotgun sequence DNA contains the following:
- the LOC123189417 gene encoding ABC transporter B family member 19 isoform X1 produces MAEETGKAEASAGAASCGGGGSEAVKKRAEQSVAFHELFSFADPLDWLLMAAGSAGAVVHGAAMPFFFLLFGELVNGFGKNQHHLRRMTDEVSKYSLYFVYLGLVVCASSYLEIACWMYTGERQVGALRRRYLEAVLRQDVGFFDTDARTGDVVFSVSTDTLLVQDAIGEKVGNFIHYLATFLAGLVVGFVSAWRLALLSIAVIPGIAFAGGLYAYTLTGLTSKSRDSYANAGIIAEQAIAQVRTVYSYVGESKALNSYSEAIQSTLKLGYKAGMAKGLGIGCTYGIACMSWALVFWYAGVFIRSGQTDGGKAFTAIFSAIVGGLSLGQSFSNLGAFSKGKIAGYKLLEVIRQRPTIVQDSTDGRCLDEVHGNIEFKEVSFSYPSRPDVMVFRDFSLFFPAGKTAAVVGGSGSGKSTVVSLIERFYDPNQGQVLLDNADIKSLQLKWLRDQIGLVNQEPALFATTIIDNILYGKPDATMAEVEAAASAANAHSFIALLPNGYNTQVGERGLQLSGGQKQRIAIARAMLKNPKILLLDEATSALDAGSESIVQEALDRIMIGRTTVVVAHRLSTIRNVDMIAVIQQGQVVETGTHDELLAKGSSGAYAALIRFQEMARNRDFRGASTRKNRSSRLSNSLSTRSLSLRSGSLRNLSYSYSTGADGRIEMVSNADNDRKYPAPKGYFFKLLKLNAPEWPYTVLGAIGSIMSGFIGPTFAIVMSNMIEVFYFRDPNAMERKTREYVFIYIGTGFYAVVAYLIQHYFFSIMGENLTTRVRRMMLAAIVCSYLEERRGVVRRGGEQLEPGGGAAQHGGRGREVGDSGADIGHLAEHDIAPGVLHRRLHHRMAGRHPHPRHLPSPCPGQLCSATVHEGVRRRHGQGARQDEHDRRGGRQQHPHRGGLQRAGQDPVPLLQRAARAPDAQPAPEPDRRRALRPLAALPLRLRGAHPLVRRPPRPPPRLHLLQGHQGLRRPRHHRQLRRRDRQPRARDRPRRRVRPLRLRRPQQQDAHRPGRAGGRAGGEGPRRDRAPPRRLRLPVAPGRDGLQGVQPEDPSWPEPGARGSQRVGEEHRHRSHRAFLRSHGREGDDRRQGHPSAQPEVSPSQDRPGAAGARPVRHQHPGEHRVRQGRRDGGGGRGGGQGGQRARLRQRAPGRLQDARGRARRAALRRAEAAHRHRARGAQGPGHPAAGRGDERPGRGVRVRAPGGAGPHHEGPDDRAGGAPAVDHPLRGLHRRGAGRARPGAGRPRRSRGAAGRRLLEAAAATAAPRVTMDGFGVLLRHGGCRYSVDRGEL; encoded by the exons ATGGCGGAGGAGACAGGGAAGGCGGAGGCGTCGGCCGGGGctgcgagctgcggcggcggcgggtccgAGGCGGTGAAGAAGAGGGCGGAGCAGAGCGTGGCGTTCCATGAGCTGTTCAGCTTCGCCGACCCGCTCGACTGGCTGCTCATGGCGGCGGGGAGCGCCGGCGCCGTCGTGCACGGCGCCGCCATGCCGTTCTTCTTCCTCCTGTTCGGCGAGCTGGTCAACGGCTTCGGCAAGAACCAGCACCACCTCCGCCGCATGACCGACGAGGTGTCCAAG TACTCGCTCTACTTCGTCTACCTCGGCCTCGTCGTCTGCGCATCCTCGTACCTGG AGATCGCGTGCTGGATGTACACGGGCGAGCGCCAGGTGGGCGCGCTCCGGCGGCGGTACCTGGAGGCCGTGCTGCGGCAGGACGTGGGCTTCTTCGACACCGACGCGCGCACCGGCGACGTCGTCTTCAGCGTCTCGACGGACACGCTCCTCGTTCAGGACGCCATCGGCGAGAAG GTCGGCAACTTCATCCACTACCTCGCGACGTTCCTGGCAGGGCTCGTCGTCGGGTTCGTCTCCGCCTGGCGGCTAGCGCTGCTCAGCATCGCCGTCATCCCGGGCATCGCGTTCGCCGGCGGGCTGTACGCGTACACGCTCACCGGGCTCACCTCCAAGAGCCGGGACTCGTACGCCAACGCCGGAATCATAGCCGAGCAG GCGATTGCCCAAGTGAGGACGGTCTACTCCTACGTGGGGGAGTCCAAGGCCCTGAATTCCTACTCGGAGGCGATTCAGAGCACCCTGAAGTTGGGGTACAAGGCCGGGATGGCCAAGGGGCTCGGCATTGGGTGTACCTATGGGATTGCCTGCATGTCATGGGCGCTGGTGTTCTGGTACGCCGGCGTGTTCATCAGGAGCGGCCAGACAGACGGTGGAAAGGCGTTCACGGCCATCTTCTCCGCAATCGTCGGCGGCCT GAGCCTTGGACAGTCGTTCTCGAATCTTGGTGCATTCAGCAAAGGGAAGATTGCCGGTTACAAGCTGTTGGAGGTGATAAGGCAGAGGCCGACCATAGTTCAAGACTCAACCGACGGGAGGTGCCTGGATGAAGTCCATGGCAACATTGAGTTCAAGGAAGTGTCCTTCAGCTATCCGTCCCGCCCGGACGTCATGGTGTTCCGTGACTTCTCGCTCTTCTTTCCCGCCGGGAAAACGGCAGCTGTGGTCGGAGGCAGCGGTTCTGGAAAAAGCACGGTCGTGTCTCTGATAGAACGGTTTTACGATCCTAATCAGG GACAAGTTCTGCTCGATAATGCGGACATCAAGTCGCTGCAGTTGAAATGGCTGAGAGATCAGATTGGTTTGGTGAATCAAGAACCCGCACTCTTCGCGACCACCATCATTGACAATATTCTTTATGGCAAGCCTGACGCCACAATGGCTGAGGTTGAGGCCGCGGCTTCGGCTGCCAATGCCCATAGCTTCATTGCTCTTCTTCCAAATGGGTACAACACTCAG GTGGGAGAACGAGGACTTCAGCTGTCCGGTGGCCAGAAGCAACGAATTGCCATTGCACGTGCAATGCTCAAGAACCCAAAGATCCTTCTCCTTGATGAGGCAACTAGTGCTCTTGATGCTGGTTCAGAGAGTATTGTTCAAGAGGCACTTGACCGCATAATGATCGGTAGGACAACTGTGGTGGTTGCGCACAGGCTCTCAACCATACGGAATGTTGACATGATCGCCGTGATCCAGCAAGGGCAGGTTGTTGAGACGGGTACTCATGACGAGCTCCTCGCCAAAGGAAGCTCTGGTGCTTACGCAGCTCTCATCAGATTCCAGGAGATGGCAAGAAACCGCGACTTCCGTGGGGCATCCACCCGCAAGAACCGGTCATCTCGCTTGAGCAATTCGCTGTCCACTCGGTCACTGAGCCTCAGGTCGGGAAGCTTGAGGAACCTGAGCTACTCATACAGCACCGGCGCAGATGGCCGCATTGAGATGGTCTCGAACGCCGACAATGACCGGAAGTACCCGGCGCCAAAAGGATACTTTTTCAAGCTCCTCAAGCTAAATGCTCCGGAATGGCCCTATACGGTGCTGGGGGCGATCGGATCCATCATGTCTGGCTTCATTGGCCCGACATTTGCCATCGTGATGAGCAACATGATTGAAGTGTTCTATTTCCGGGACCCCAACGCGATGGAGCGCAAGACTAGGGAGTATGTGTTCATCTACATCGGAACCGGGTTCTACGCGGTTGTCGCGTACCTTATCCAGCATTACTTCTTCAGCATCATGGGCGAGAACCTGACCACCAGGGTGCGGAGGATGATGCTTGCAG CCATTGTATGCAGTTATCTTGAGGAACGACGTGGGGTGGTTCGACGAGGAGGAGAACAACTCGAGCCTGGTGGCGGCGCGGCTCAACACGGAGGCCGCGGACGTGAAGTCGGCGATAGCGGAGCGGATATCGGTCATCTTGCAGAACATGACATCGCTCCTGGTGTCCTTCATCGTCGGCTTCATCATCGAATGGCGGGTCGCCATCCTCATCCTCGTCACCTTCCCTCTCCTTGTCCTGGCCAACTTTGCTCAG CAACTGTCCATGAAGGGGTTCGCCGGCGACACGGCCAAGGCGCACGCCAAGACGAGCATGATCGCCGGGGAGGGCGTCAGCAACATCCGCACCGTGGCGGCCTTCAACGCGCAGGACAAGATCCTGTCCCTCTTCTGCAGCGAGCTGCGCGCGCCCCAGATGCACAGCCTGCGCCGGAGCCAGATCGCCGGCGTGCTCTACGGCCTCTCGCAGCTCTCCCTCTACGCCTCCGAGGCGCTCATCCTCTGGTACGGCGCCCACCTCGTCCGCCACCACGTCTCCACCTTCTCCAGGGTCATCAAGGTcttcgtcgtcctcgtcatcaccGCCAACTCCGTCGCCGAGACCGTCAGCCTCGCGCCCGAGATCGTCCGCGGCGGCGAGTCCGTCCGCTCCGTCTTCGCCGTCCTCAACAGCAGGACGCGCATCGACCCGGACGAGCCGGAGGCCGAGCAGGTGGAGAAGGTCCGCGGCGAGATCGAGCTCCGCCACGTCGACTTCGCCTACCCGTCGCGCCCGGACGTGATGGTCTTCAAGGAGTTCAGCCTGAGGATCCGAGCTGGCCAGAGCCAGGCGCTCGTGGGAGCCAGCGGGTCGGGGAAGAGCACCGTCATCGCTCTCATCGAGCGTTTCTACGATCCCATGGCCGGGAAGGTGATGATCGACGGCAAGGACATCCGTCGGCTCAACCTGAAGTCTCTCCGTCTCAAGATCGGCCTGGTGCAGCAGGAGCCCGTCCTGTTCGCCACCAGCATCCTGGAGAACATCGCGTACGGCAAGGACGGCGTGACGGAGGAGGAGGTCgtggaggcggccaaggtggccaACGTGCACGGCTTCGTCAGCGCGCTCCCGGACGGCTACAGGACGCCCGTGGGCGAGCGCGGCGTGCAGCTCTCCGGCGGGCAGAAGCAGCGCATCGCCATCGCGCGCGCGGTGCTCAAGGACCCGGCCATCCTGCTGCTGGACGAGGCGACGAGCGCCCTGGACGCGGAGTCCGAGTGCGTGCTCCAGGAGGCGCTGGGCCGCATCATGAAGGGCCGGACGACCGTGCTGGTGGCGCACCGGCTGTCGACCATCCGCTGCGTGGACTCCATCGCCGTGGTGCAGGACGGGCGCGTCCTGGAGCAGGGCGGCCACGGCGATCTCGTGGCGCGGCCGGACGGCGCCTACTCGAGGCTGCTGCAGCTACAGCTGCACCACGGGTGACGATGGATGGGTTCGGCGTCCTGCTCCGGCATGGCGGCTGTAGATACAGTGTAGACCGAGGCGAGCTTTGA
- the LOC123189417 gene encoding ABC transporter B family member 19 isoform X2, whose amino-acid sequence MAEETGKAEASAGAASCGGGGSEAVKKRAEQSVAFHELFSFADPLDWLLMAAGSAGAVVHGAAMPFFFLLFGELVNGFGKNQHHLRRMTDEVSKYSLYFVYLGLVVCASSYLEIACWMYTGERQVGALRRRYLEAVLRQDVGFFDTDARTGDVVFSVSTDTLLVQDAIGEKVGNFIHYLATFLAGLVVGFVSAWRLALLSIAVIPGIAFAGGLYAYTLTGLTSKSRDSYANAGIIAEQAIAQVRTVYSYVGESKALNSYSEAIQSTLKLGYKAGMAKGLGIGCTYGIACMSWALVFWYAGVFIRSGQTDGGKAFTAIFSAIVGGLSLGQSFSNLGAFSKGKIAGYKLLEVIRQRPTIVQDSTDGRCLDEVHGNIEFKEVSFSYPSRPDVMVFRDFSLFFPAGKTAAVVGGSGSGKSTVVSLIERFYDPNQGQVLLDNADIKSLQLKWLRDQIGLVNQEPALFATTIIDNILYGKPDATMAEVEAAASAANAHSFIALLPNGYNTQVGERGLQLSGGQKQRIAIARAMLKNPKILLLDEATSALDAGSESIVQEALDRIMIGRTTVVVAHRLSTIRNVDMIAVIQQGQVVETGTHDELLAKGSSGAYAALIRFQEMARNRDFRGASTRKNRSSRLSNSLSTRSLSLRSGSLRNLSYSYSTGADGRIEMVSNADNDRKYPAPKGYFFKLLKLNAPEWPYTVLGAIGSIMSGFIGPTFAIVMSNMIEVFYFRDPNAMERKTREYVFIYIGTGFYAVVAYLIQHYFFSIMGENLTTRVRRMMLAVILRNDVGWFDEEENNSSLVAARLNTEAADVKSAIAERISVILQNMTSLLVSFIVGFIIEWRVAILILVTFPLLVLANFAQQLSMKGFAGDTAKAHAKTSMIAGEGVSNIRTVAAFNAQDKILSLFCSELRAPQMHSLRRSQIAGVLYGLSQLSLYASEALILWYGAHLVRHHVSTFSRVIKVFVVLVITANSVAETVSLAPEIVRGGESVRSVFAVLNSRTRIDPDEPEAEQVEKVRGEIELRHVDFAYPSRPDVMVFKEFSLRIRAGQSQALVGASGSGKSTVIALIERFYDPMAGKVMIDGKDIRRLNLKSLRLKIGLVQQEPVLFATSILENIAYGKDGVTEEEVVEAAKVANVHGFVSALPDGYRTPVGERGVQLSGGQKQRIAIARAVLKDPAILLLDEATSALDAESECVLQEALGRIMKGRTTVLVAHRLSTIRCVDSIAVVQDGRVLEQGGHGDLVARPDGAYSRLLQLQLHHG is encoded by the exons ATGGCGGAGGAGACAGGGAAGGCGGAGGCGTCGGCCGGGGctgcgagctgcggcggcggcgggtccgAGGCGGTGAAGAAGAGGGCGGAGCAGAGCGTGGCGTTCCATGAGCTGTTCAGCTTCGCCGACCCGCTCGACTGGCTGCTCATGGCGGCGGGGAGCGCCGGCGCCGTCGTGCACGGCGCCGCCATGCCGTTCTTCTTCCTCCTGTTCGGCGAGCTGGTCAACGGCTTCGGCAAGAACCAGCACCACCTCCGCCGCATGACCGACGAGGTGTCCAAG TACTCGCTCTACTTCGTCTACCTCGGCCTCGTCGTCTGCGCATCCTCGTACCTGG AGATCGCGTGCTGGATGTACACGGGCGAGCGCCAGGTGGGCGCGCTCCGGCGGCGGTACCTGGAGGCCGTGCTGCGGCAGGACGTGGGCTTCTTCGACACCGACGCGCGCACCGGCGACGTCGTCTTCAGCGTCTCGACGGACACGCTCCTCGTTCAGGACGCCATCGGCGAGAAG GTCGGCAACTTCATCCACTACCTCGCGACGTTCCTGGCAGGGCTCGTCGTCGGGTTCGTCTCCGCCTGGCGGCTAGCGCTGCTCAGCATCGCCGTCATCCCGGGCATCGCGTTCGCCGGCGGGCTGTACGCGTACACGCTCACCGGGCTCACCTCCAAGAGCCGGGACTCGTACGCCAACGCCGGAATCATAGCCGAGCAG GCGATTGCCCAAGTGAGGACGGTCTACTCCTACGTGGGGGAGTCCAAGGCCCTGAATTCCTACTCGGAGGCGATTCAGAGCACCCTGAAGTTGGGGTACAAGGCCGGGATGGCCAAGGGGCTCGGCATTGGGTGTACCTATGGGATTGCCTGCATGTCATGGGCGCTGGTGTTCTGGTACGCCGGCGTGTTCATCAGGAGCGGCCAGACAGACGGTGGAAAGGCGTTCACGGCCATCTTCTCCGCAATCGTCGGCGGCCT GAGCCTTGGACAGTCGTTCTCGAATCTTGGTGCATTCAGCAAAGGGAAGATTGCCGGTTACAAGCTGTTGGAGGTGATAAGGCAGAGGCCGACCATAGTTCAAGACTCAACCGACGGGAGGTGCCTGGATGAAGTCCATGGCAACATTGAGTTCAAGGAAGTGTCCTTCAGCTATCCGTCCCGCCCGGACGTCATGGTGTTCCGTGACTTCTCGCTCTTCTTTCCCGCCGGGAAAACGGCAGCTGTGGTCGGAGGCAGCGGTTCTGGAAAAAGCACGGTCGTGTCTCTGATAGAACGGTTTTACGATCCTAATCAGG GACAAGTTCTGCTCGATAATGCGGACATCAAGTCGCTGCAGTTGAAATGGCTGAGAGATCAGATTGGTTTGGTGAATCAAGAACCCGCACTCTTCGCGACCACCATCATTGACAATATTCTTTATGGCAAGCCTGACGCCACAATGGCTGAGGTTGAGGCCGCGGCTTCGGCTGCCAATGCCCATAGCTTCATTGCTCTTCTTCCAAATGGGTACAACACTCAG GTGGGAGAACGAGGACTTCAGCTGTCCGGTGGCCAGAAGCAACGAATTGCCATTGCACGTGCAATGCTCAAGAACCCAAAGATCCTTCTCCTTGATGAGGCAACTAGTGCTCTTGATGCTGGTTCAGAGAGTATTGTTCAAGAGGCACTTGACCGCATAATGATCGGTAGGACAACTGTGGTGGTTGCGCACAGGCTCTCAACCATACGGAATGTTGACATGATCGCCGTGATCCAGCAAGGGCAGGTTGTTGAGACGGGTACTCATGACGAGCTCCTCGCCAAAGGAAGCTCTGGTGCTTACGCAGCTCTCATCAGATTCCAGGAGATGGCAAGAAACCGCGACTTCCGTGGGGCATCCACCCGCAAGAACCGGTCATCTCGCTTGAGCAATTCGCTGTCCACTCGGTCACTGAGCCTCAGGTCGGGAAGCTTGAGGAACCTGAGCTACTCATACAGCACCGGCGCAGATGGCCGCATTGAGATGGTCTCGAACGCCGACAATGACCGGAAGTACCCGGCGCCAAAAGGATACTTTTTCAAGCTCCTCAAGCTAAATGCTCCGGAATGGCCCTATACGGTGCTGGGGGCGATCGGATCCATCATGTCTGGCTTCATTGGCCCGACATTTGCCATCGTGATGAGCAACATGATTGAAGTGTTCTATTTCCGGGACCCCAACGCGATGGAGCGCAAGACTAGGGAGTATGTGTTCATCTACATCGGAACCGGGTTCTACGCGGTTGTCGCGTACCTTATCCAGCATTACTTCTTCAGCATCATGGGCGAGAACCTGACCACCAGGGTGCGGAGGATGATGCTTGCAG TTATCTTGAGGAACGACGTGGGGTGGTTCGACGAGGAGGAGAACAACTCGAGCCTGGTGGCGGCGCGGCTCAACACGGAGGCCGCGGACGTGAAGTCGGCGATAGCGGAGCGGATATCGGTCATCTTGCAGAACATGACATCGCTCCTGGTGTCCTTCATCGTCGGCTTCATCATCGAATGGCGGGTCGCCATCCTCATCCTCGTCACCTTCCCTCTCCTTGTCCTGGCCAACTTTGCTCAG CAACTGTCCATGAAGGGGTTCGCCGGCGACACGGCCAAGGCGCACGCCAAGACGAGCATGATCGCCGGGGAGGGCGTCAGCAACATCCGCACCGTGGCGGCCTTCAACGCGCAGGACAAGATCCTGTCCCTCTTCTGCAGCGAGCTGCGCGCGCCCCAGATGCACAGCCTGCGCCGGAGCCAGATCGCCGGCGTGCTCTACGGCCTCTCGCAGCTCTCCCTCTACGCCTCCGAGGCGCTCATCCTCTGGTACGGCGCCCACCTCGTCCGCCACCACGTCTCCACCTTCTCCAGGGTCATCAAGGTcttcgtcgtcctcgtcatcaccGCCAACTCCGTCGCCGAGACCGTCAGCCTCGCGCCCGAGATCGTCCGCGGCGGCGAGTCCGTCCGCTCCGTCTTCGCCGTCCTCAACAGCAGGACGCGCATCGACCCGGACGAGCCGGAGGCCGAGCAGGTGGAGAAGGTCCGCGGCGAGATCGAGCTCCGCCACGTCGACTTCGCCTACCCGTCGCGCCCGGACGTGATGGTCTTCAAGGAGTTCAGCCTGAGGATCCGAGCTGGCCAGAGCCAGGCGCTCGTGGGAGCCAGCGGGTCGGGGAAGAGCACCGTCATCGCTCTCATCGAGCGTTTCTACGATCCCATGGCCGGGAAGGTGATGATCGACGGCAAGGACATCCGTCGGCTCAACCTGAAGTCTCTCCGTCTCAAGATCGGCCTGGTGCAGCAGGAGCCCGTCCTGTTCGCCACCAGCATCCTGGAGAACATCGCGTACGGCAAGGACGGCGTGACGGAGGAGGAGGTCgtggaggcggccaaggtggccaACGTGCACGGCTTCGTCAGCGCGCTCCCGGACGGCTACAGGACGCCCGTGGGCGAGCGCGGCGTGCAGCTCTCCGGCGGGCAGAAGCAGCGCATCGCCATCGCGCGCGCGGTGCTCAAGGACCCGGCCATCCTGCTGCTGGACGAGGCGACGAGCGCCCTGGACGCGGAGTCCGAGTGCGTGCTCCAGGAGGCGCTGGGCCGCATCATGAAGGGCCGGACGACCGTGCTGGTGGCGCACCGGCTGTCGACCATCCGCTGCGTGGACTCCATCGCCGTGGTGCAGGACGGGCGCGTCCTGGAGCAGGGCGGCCACGGCGATCTCGTGGCGCGGCCGGACGGCGCCTACTCGAGGCTGCTGCAGCTACAGCTGCACCACGGGTGA